One window from the genome of Magnolia sinica isolate HGM2019 chromosome 4, MsV1, whole genome shotgun sequence encodes:
- the LOC131244241 gene encoding uncharacterized protein LOC131244241 yields MMRPLECSDAQKVSWATYLLEGEAETWWKSVQRSVPTGYAWTWAGFKTKFLEKYFSRSCRSEKIAQFLKLEQGSLTVTQYEVRFDELSRYVPKALEDEEYKLEKFKEGLKPGIQSRLCTWDFGDFPELVDKAMRLEKDFERTVHSSQPTRDAPFRPRQPLPAPPIPAGKPRPLVS; encoded by the coding sequence ATGATGAGACCGTTGGAGTGCTCCGACGCTCAAAAGGTCAGCTGGGCCACATACCTTCTTGAGGGAGAGGCCGAGACCTGGTGGAAAAGCGTACAAAGAAGTGTGCCAACTGGGTACGCCTGGACCTGGGCTGGCTTCAAAACAAAGTTCCTGGAGAAGTATTTTTCACGGTCGTGTCGCAGCGAGAAGATTGCGCAGTTCTTGAAGTTGGAACAAGGAAGTTTGACAGTCACCCAGTATGAGGTGAGATTTGATGAGCTATCACGATACGTACCTAAGGCCCTCGAGGATGAGGAGTACAAACTGGAGAAGTTTAAAGAAGGACTGAAGCCCGGGATACAATCTCGGCTATGCACTTGGGATTTCGGGGACTTCCCAGAATTGGTGGACAAGGCAATGCGCTTGGAGAAAGATTTTGAGCGCACCGTCCACTCCAGCCAGCCGACTCGGGATGCCCCGTTCCGACCAAGGCAACCTCTTCCTGCTCCGCCCATCCCTGCGGGGAAACCTAGACCATTGGTCTCATGA